TCGCCGGGGGCTTCGGGCTGCACGGTGCGCTCGCCGGGATGGTGGCGCAGGGTCAGGCTCAGCTCGTGGCCGCCGGCGTCGTAGTTGCCCACGAAGGCGCCGATCCACACCGGCCCCTCCAGCGCGGGCAGGAGTTCGCTCAGCTCCAGCCGGTAGACGGCGGAATCCGCCCAGACCTGTCCCTTCACCTGGACCTGCTCGTTGTAGTGCCCGACCCCGAAGGGCGTGATGAAGCGCACGAGCTCCAGCGGCGGCAGGTAGTCCGGCGTGGCCGTCAGGCCGCGATAGTCGCGCCCGTCGCGGGTCGTCAGCCGCGGCAGCGCGCCGACGCCGCGCTCCAGAGCGTCCAGCAGGCTCCCGCCGCGCTCTTCAGTCACGAGGAAGAGCGAGCCCGTGCGATCGTAGGCGTCGCCCCGGCTGCGCTCCACCAGCTCGGCGAAGAGCTGGCCCGGCGCCAGGCGCGGCAGCGTGAGCTTGCGCAGCAGCAGGGTGCCCGCGGCGAAACGCAGCACGGCGCTGCTGTCGGCCGCTCGGGCGGCGCGCAGGGCCAGCCGCATGGCGGCGGTGTCCACGGCGGCCGGGTTGAAACAGACTTGTTCGCGCTGGAAGACGGGCAGCGTGGTGACCCAGCCCGCCGTGACCCGAGCCCGGTACTCGGCCGCGTCCACGGCCTCGCCGGGATCCGCCGGCCACAGGTCCGTTTGGTGCGGCAATTCCTCCAGGCTGGCGGCGACGAACTCCAGCTCGCCGTTGACCAGAATGCGCAACACCAGTCCGTCGGGGTCCAGCAGGGAGAGCCGCGGCCCGCCCCGCAGACCGGCGGCGACGGTGGACCACAGCTCGATGCGGTTGGAGTAGAGCGTGGCCGTCCACTTGCGGCAGGGCAGGCCCAGGATCTCCGCCGTCTCGGCCGTCGCCTCCAGCGCGGGCAGCGCGGCGAACTCCGCCAGCGTGTGACAGCGCCGACCCTCCCGGTCCACCAATAGCTGCAGCGTGCGGCCGG
The Candidatus Delongbacteria bacterium genome window above contains:
- a CDS encoding PNGase F N-terminal domain-containing protein, yielding MRIFSHGLAPLPTLLVQALLLQALLLLAGTTDLARAGTLPAARIEYEIRHSGQAAPEEGVIQLDCDARGARVRQLPAGEWIPGAPRETGYQDFAAGRTLQLLVDREGRRCHTLAEFAALPALEATAETAEILGLPCRKWTATLYSNRIELWSTVAAGLRGGPRLSLLDPDGLVLRILVNGELEFVAASLEELPHQTDLWPADPGEAVDAAEYRARVTAGWVTTLPVFQREQVCFNPAAVDTAAMRLALRAARAADSSAVLRFAAGTLLLRKLTLPRLAPGQLFAELVERSRGDAYDRTGSLFLVTEERGGSLLDALERGVGALPRLTTRDGRDYRGLTATPDYLPPLELVRFITPFGVGHYNEQVQVKGQVWADSAVYRLELSELLPALEGPVWIGAFVGNYDAGGHELSLTLRHHPGERTVQPEAPGDGWCLPLFNTLNVLEMAGQEYGRLFEQDTLRVDFELPAGLTDVRLRYTSTGHGGWGGGDEFNPKPNRILLDGRELATVTPWRSDCAGLRHLNPASGNFWNGVSSSDLSRSGWCPGAAAEPLTIRLPELAPGPHRLEVAIPQGAPEGGSFSAWNVSGTLLGSRPGTRP